A window from Firmicutes bacterium CAG:345 encodes these proteins:
- a CDS encoding m18 family aminopeptidase (product inferred by homology to UniProt) — MYSKNIYKDCTNEKLEAISEFCESYKDFISYGKTERLCVEQAVKAAEQNGFINLDSIINDNTSNKVVLKPGSKVYAVNKNKNVILFRIGSKPLTSGMRILGAHIDSPRLDVKQNPLYQKSDFALLDTHYYGGIKKYQWVTIPLAIHGVVIKKSGETINVNIGESDTDPVVGISDLLIHLSADQLTKPAAKVIEGEALDLTIGSIPLKDEEKDAVKKNVLKLLKDKYDFDEEDFLSAELEIVPAGKARDYGLDRSMVAGYGHDDRVCAYTSLRAILDSENPEETSCCVLVDKEEIGSVGATGAQSKYFEDIVALLLNELGYTSYIDLKKAMSNSKMLSSDVSSGYDPLFESVNDPKNAAYFNKGIVFNKYTGSRGKSGSNDANPEYIAWIRNILDNEQIHYQTAELGKVDQGGGGTIAYILGNYNMNVLDAGIAVFNMHAPMEIVAKADVYEAYLAYKAFLTK; from the coding sequence ATGTATTCAAAAAATATTTATAAAGATTGCACTAATGAAAAATTAGAAGCTATTTCAGAATTCTGTGAATCTTATAAAGATTTTATCTCTTATGGAAAAACAGAAAGATTATGTGTTGAACAAGCTGTTAAGGCAGCTGAACAAAATGGTTTTATCAATTTAGATAGCATTATAAATGATAATACTTCCAATAAAGTTGTTCTTAAACCTGGTTCAAAAGTTTATGCAGTCAATAAAAATAAGAATGTTATCTTATTTAGAATCGGTTCCAAGCCACTAACAAGTGGAATGAGAATTTTAGGAGCTCATATTGATTCACCACGTCTTGATGTCAAGCAAAATCCTCTTTACCAAAAAAGTGATTTTGCTTTATTAGATACCCATTACTATGGTGGTATTAAAAAATATCAATGGGTTACTATTCCTCTTGCCATCCATGGTGTTGTCATTAAAAAAAGTGGTGAAACCATCAATGTCAACATTGGTGAAAGTGATACCGATCCAGTAGTTGGTATTTCAGATTTATTGATTCACCTTTCCGCTGATCAACTCACTAAACCAGCAGCTAAAGTAATTGAAGGCGAAGCTTTAGATCTAACAATTGGTTCTATTCCATTAAAAGATGAAGAAAAAGATGCTGTGAAGAAGAATGTCTTAAAATTATTAAAAGATAAATATGATTTCGACGAAGAAGATTTCTTATCTGCTGAACTTGAAATTGTCCCAGCTGGCAAAGCTAGAGACTATGGCCTAGATAGATCAATGGTCGCTGGATATGGACATGATGATAGAGTTTGTGCTTATACTTCATTAAGAGCAATTCTTGATTCTGAAAATCCAGAAGAAACATCTTGCTGTGTCTTAGTTGATAAAGAAGAAATAGGTTCAGTTGGCGCAACAGGTGCTCAATCTAAATACTTTGAAGATATAGTAGCCTTATTATTAAATGAATTAGGTTATACTTCATATATTGATTTAAAGAAAGCTATGAGCAATTCAAAAATGCTCTCATCCGATGTTTCTTCTGGATATGATCCATTATTTGAATCTGTCAATGATCCAAAAAATGCTGCCTACTTCAATAAAGGTATTGTCTTTAATAAATATACCGGTTCTAGAGGAAAATCTGGATCTAATGATGCAAATCCAGAATATATCGCATGGATAAGAAATATCCTTGATAATGAACAAATTCATTATCAAACAGCCGAACTTGGTAAAGTAGATCAAGGCGGCGGTGGTACAATTGCCTATATTTTAGGAAACTATAACATGAATGTCTTAGATGCTGGTATTGCAGTATTCAATATGCATGCACCAATGGAAATTGTTGCTAAAGCTGACGTTTATGAAGCTTACCTCGCATATAAAGCTTTCTTGACAAAATAA
- a CDS encoding putative uncharacterized protein (product inferred by homology to UniProt) — translation MFIEKLSKNFDTNEPIFTEEILSLFNEYSRAQVFRYIDKAKNNMELIQFTKGVYYISTITFWGDLSMITTDSVVEKKYLRNSNQVYGVYSGIKLLNLFSVTTQMGATIEIVTNNETTCCRHIDINSRKFILRKSRCKITKKNYAAYTIL, via the coding sequence ATGTTTATTGAAAAATTATCTAAAAACTTTGATACTAATGAACCTATTTTTACTGAAGAAATCCTATCTTTATTTAATGAATATTCGCGAGCTCAGGTTTTCCGTTATATTGATAAAGCAAAAAATAATATGGAATTAATTCAGTTTACAAAAGGTGTTTATTATATTTCAACAATTACTTTTTGGGGTGATTTATCAATGATAACAACAGATTCTGTAGTAGAAAAAAAGTATCTTAGAAATTCAAATCAAGTCTATGGAGTTTATAGTGGAATAAAATTGCTAAATCTTTTTTCGGTAACAACACAAATGGGAGCAACAATTGAAATTGTCACAAATAATGAAACCACATGTTGCAGACATATAGATATTAATAGTAGGAAATTTATTTTGAGAAAATCTCGATGTAAAATTACTAAAAAGAATTATGCAGCTTATACGATTTTATAA
- a CDS encoding putative uncharacterized protein (product inferred by homology to UniProt), with amino-acid sequence MKYNTLPKLMWTCYKSSFKKCLTTVLNESNPALVMKEAHKKYKEILSNVPQFDKNDRFIINILNCALLSSVLLSLENKYSLEEIRKYYQTAMCENFFTKKFSKKSRSYTVKGRQKLKEQAERSMKIENPYSWKFSVEDEETINQYTATFYTCGICKLMTELGLKEYIPAMCSLDYDMARLNNTKFTREYTLASGGQYCDCHYDHQN; translated from the coding sequence ATGAAATACAATACTTTACCAAAGTTGATGTGGACTTGTTATAAATCTTCTTTTAAAAAATGTTTAACTACTGTTCTTAATGAAAGTAATCCTGCTTTAGTAATGAAAGAGGCACATAAAAAATATAAAGAAATTCTTTCTAATGTTCCTCAATTTGATAAAAATGATCGTTTTATTATAAATATATTAAATTGTGCTCTTCTTTCTTCTGTTTTACTCTCATTAGAGAATAAATATTCTTTAGAAGAAATTCGTAAATACTATCAAACTGCAATGTGCGAAAATTTCTTTACTAAAAAGTTCTCAAAGAAGAGTCGTTCCTATACAGTAAAAGGTAGACAAAAATTAAAAGAACAAGCAGAAAGAAGTATGAAGATAGAAAATCCCTATTCCTGGAAATTCTCTGTTGAAGATGAAGAAACTATTAACCAATATACTGCTACTTTCTATACCTGTGGAATTTGTAAACTTATGACTGAACTCGGTCTTAAAGAATATATTCCAGCAATGTGCTCTTTGGATTATGATATGGCAAGATTAAATAACACTAAATTTACTAGAGAATATACTTTAGCAAGTGGTGGACAATATTGTGATTGTCACTATGACCATCAGAATTAA